One window of the Hippocampus zosterae strain Florida chromosome 8, ASM2543408v3, whole genome shotgun sequence genome contains the following:
- the shroom2a gene encoding protein Shroom2 isoform X5 translates to MVDIVAQKMPSENDVHVARSFLTKILRSSMRRTEPISRPHSWHSTKFNEGQSESAKTQSSPPSAVAWHATYDATSSSTDLSSSWEQTNLCRVSDQFSSLGSMDSLEHVPHTYPAGQLSLAKSNNSMEHLGGGGSGKRDSAYSSFSTSSGTPDFTLSKSNAASTENVLYKVSQWDAGGRPVNGRSGQSLIEGVKQDDRLTYFQMPGGCDAPQADDQAGSLHSTSGRTSCGPVWYVPDKKTSSSPSPPPPLPPARSDSFAATKERCLVAAHPEAPNSRTPGKPSAEDRSGQNLSPKHDRAGFYSHVQFNSNKQHSLSTCDVRQGHPAHHKHHGDKSTFPAQPWPATAPKPLNVGGYFSSMQELPTNGSAQPASLNTRRNLSTSQAFAPKDPNIESTGQSRHYCVTKSQPTLGKPEDRQSLASLNSTQTGNEQNSQQGVTKAKYSPQQQYSSNSRETNGYGKQHVTSAVETSPPKAIADDLRSQRGQSSQNEEAPYPSCPPIRLSNQRRSLPLHHREFPQDRRHHSQASDKICPQATPILHSLATDTKDEIPKAFDPEETVESKQMRRNERFATTLKNEIQMRRANLQKSKSAATLPDENQDHQDVWKSNQSSTPALADSPFTNTYKDNLKEAQARVLKATSFRRKDLEPIVVEHSSADAIPSYPSSAMARKDLTPLPTLSEVGTNKSAPLRIGGRKRFGVEKKVKSFSEPDKIHEVGVKEEESTTSFPDQRNEKSTVPGHTSPNTEISIDPTVRIFPSETEPMPKGTMSGDDAPGGPTYSVLDQKRLGTFAEYEARWNTQKKPPETRASGRFRSADNILDSSSKESVKPACFHERSRSSPSAEFYGQTSHGPAIMPEQEYSQMEDKPAGPLNSASSFQEDCKVREKPAERERAPPATGHTTSTAASAAESARSQATEHAEPPPPRCPDINPDEATLPPSHTQNSVAKKTAGKVQVGAVARHTPAHTPSDRTPAAMEARRSPSPHFSPQRLSDKPPVSLQDQDSNGMENGTEKPCSAVKKVPVRIVRSQGMPETENGRTFPRPDEASAAGTGGPDISKLGRLGASGQDSVFCTFTRQKELDEPGVTSDQPERDAATPTMSEEQKREELARDIMDKDKSLADILDQSKMKTTMDLMEGLFPQGEQLLEGAHQRKKAPAKPPNATRQAEEREKEDSMAAAVALVTSSAYYSTSAPKAELLIKMKDMQEQNEDYDDSEDELDMDLANKKQELMDSLSKKLQVLREARQSLQEDVLDNNALGDEVEARVQQVCKPNELDKFRMFVGDLDKVVSLLLSLSGRLARVENALNSLDEEATPEERRTLTEKRKLLIRQHEDAKELKDNLDRRERAVYDILASYLPEDGMADYEHFVKMKSALIIEQRKLEDKIKLGEEQLKCLLDSLPIEQRLAF, encoded by the exons ATGGTGGACATTGTAGCCCAGAAAATGCCCTCAGAGAATGACGTGCATGTGGCCCGAAGCTTCCTTACCAAGATTTTGCGAAGTTCCATGAG GCGCACTGAACCCATAAGCAGGCCGCACTCCTGGCACTCCACTAAGTTCAACGAAGGGCAATCTGAGTCAGCCAAAACACAATCTTCTCCACCCTCGGCGGTTGCGTGGCACGCCACATACGATGCAAC TTCGTCGTCAACTGACCTGTCCTCCAGTTGGGAGCAAACCAACCTCTGCAGGGTTTCGGACCAGTTCAGCTCTCTTGGCAGCATGGACAGCCTAGAACACGTCCCCCACACGTACCCGGCTGGTCAATTGTCCCTTGCTAAGTCCAACAACAGCATGGAGCACCTTGGAGGTGGCGGCAGTGGCAAAAGAGACTCTGCCTACAGCTCGTTCTCCACCAGCTCCGGCACGCCGGACTTCACGCTCTCAAAGAGCAACGCCGCCTCCACTGAGAACGTGCTGTATAAAGTTAGCCAGTGGGATGCCGGAGGAAGGCCCGTCAATGGCAGGAGCGGCCAAAGTCTGATAGAGGGAGTCAAACAGGATGACAGGCTGACGTACTTTCAGATGCCGGGAGGCTGCGACGCCCCCCAAGCTGACGACCAAGCCGGCTCCCTCCACTCCACTTCCGGTAGAACGAGTTGCGGACCCGTCTGGTATGTTCCAGACAAAAAGACGAGCTCCTCCCCCTCACCACCACCGCCGCTCCCGCCAGCACGCAGTGACAGTTTTGCCGCGACCAAGGAAAGATGCCTCGTTGCAGCTCATCCCGAAGCACCCAATTCACGCACTCCGGGGAAACCATCTGCTGAAGATCGCAGTGGCCAAAACCTGTCCCCGAAACACGACAGGGCAGGTTTTTACTCTCACGTCCAGTTCAACTCAAACAAGCAGCACTCCCTCTCCACCTGTGATGTCCGGCAAGGTCATCCCGCACATCACAAACATCACGGCGACAAAAGCACTTTTCCTGCACAACCGTGGCCTGCGACTGCTCCCAAGCCACTGAATGTCGGGGGCTACTTCTCCAGCATGCAGGAGCTGCCCACTAATGGTTCCGCTCAACCCGCCAGCCTGAACACCAGAAGGAATTTAAGCACATCTCAAGCATTTGCTCCCAAAGACCCAAACATTGAAAGCACTGGGCAAAGCCGACACTACTGTGTCACTAAGTCGCAGCCTACATTGGGGAAACCAGAGGACAGGCAAAGTTTGGCCAGCCTCAATTCAACCCAGACTGGAAACGAGCAGAATTCTCAACAAGGAGTCACCAAAGCAAAATATTCTCCACAACAGCAGTACTCCTCAAATAGTAGAGAAACGAACGGTTACGGCAAACAACACGTGACTTCTGCTGTGGAAACCTCACCCCCGAAAGCCATTGCCGATGACCTCAGGAGCCAGAGGGGACAAAGTTCACAAAATGAAGAGGCGCCGTACCCGAGTTGTCCCCCGATCAGACTCTCGAACCAACGGCGATCCCTTCCCCTGCACCACAGAGAATTCCCCCAAGATAGAAGACACCACAGCCAGGCCAGTGACAAGATCTGCCCCCAAGCCACACCCATCCTCCATTCGCTGGCCACGGACACCAAGGACGAGATCCCAAAAGCTTTTGACCCGGAGGAGACGGTCGAGTCCAAGCAGATGCGACGCAACGAACGCTTTGCCACCACCTTAAAAAACGAAATCCAGATGAGAAGGGCCAATCTGCAGAAGAGTAAGAGTGCTGCGACTCTTCCCGATGAAAACCAAGACCACCAGGATGTGTGGAAATCCAATCAGAGCTCCACCCCGGCATTGGCAGACAGCCCCTTCACAAACACATACAAGGATAACTTGAAGGAAGCACAAGCTCGAGTCCTTAAAGCTACTTCTTTCAGAAGGAAAGACCTGGAACCCATAGTGGTGGAACACTCGTCAGCTGACGCCATACCCAGTTATCCTTCCTCGGCGATGGCCAGGAAAGATCTGACTCCTCTTCCGACACTGTCAGAGGTGGGGACCAATAAATCTGCGCCTTTGCGCATTGGCGGACGGAAGCGCTTCGGAGTAGAAAAGAAGGTAAAGTCCTTCTCTGAACCGGACAAAATCCATGAAGTTGgagtaaaagaagaagaaagcacaACCTCTTTCCCTGACCAACGGAACGAGAAATCGACTGTGCCCGGCCACACGTCTCCCAACACAGAGATTTCCATTGACCCCACAGTCCGAATTTTTCCCAGTGAAACGGAGCCCATGCCGAAAGGGACAATGAGCGGGGACGACGCCCCGGGCGGTCCAACATACTCCGTCCTGGACCAGAAACGACTTGGCACCTTCGCCGAGTACGAGGCCAGGTGGAACACCCAAAAGAAACCTCCCGAGACAAGAGCCTCTGGACGATTCCGGTCAGCCGACAACATTCTGGATTCGAGCTCGAAGGAGAGTGTCAAACCTGCCTGTTTTCACGAGAGGTCCCGATCTTCACCTTCAGCCGAGTTCTATGGACAG ACTAGTCATGGCCCCGCAATAATGCCGGAGCAGGAATATTCCCAGATGGAGGACAAACCTGCTGGGCCACTCAACTCTGCCTCAAG CTTCCAGGAGGACTGCAAAGTAAGAGAGAAGCCTGCCGAGCGCGAGCGAGCTCCTCCCGCAACGGGGCACACAACCTCAACAGCTGCTTCAGCAGCAGAGTCGGCACGCTCTCAGGCGACGGAGCACGCCGAGCCTCCCCCGCCCAGGTGCCCCGACATCAACCCAGACGAGGCGACGCTTCCCCCAAGTCACACCCAGAACAGCGTGGCTAAAAAAACAGCCGGCAAAGTGCAAGTTGGTGCCGTTGCGCGTCACACGCCAGCGCACACTCCCTCCGACAGGACGCCGGCTGCCATGGAGGCACGCCGCTCGCCTTCCCCGCACTTTTCCCCGCAGAGACTCAGCGACAAGCCGCCCGTCTCACTTCAGGACCAAGATTCAAACGg GATGGAAAACGGGACGGAAAAGCCATGCAGCGCGGTGAAGAAAGTGCCCGTCAGGATCGTGCGCTCTCAGGGAATGCCGGAGACGGAGAACGGGAGGACGTTTCCGCGGCCTGACGAGGCATCTGCGGCCGGAACGGGCGGTCCTGATATTAGCAAGCTCGGCAGATTGGGAGCCAGTGGGCAGGACTCGGTCTTCTGCACTTTCACTCGGCAGAAAGAACTCGATGAACCTGGTGTGACTTCGGACCAGCCCGAGAGGGACGCCGCCACCCCGACGATGTCTGAAGAGCAGAAGAGGGAGGAGCTGGCCCGCGACATCATGGACAAGGACAAGTCGCTGGCTGACATCCTGGACCAGAGCAAGATGAAAACCACCATGGACCTGATGGAGGGCCTGTTCCCTCAGGGCGAGCAGCTGCTGGAAGGAGCTCACCAACGCAAGAAAGCACCCGCCAAACCCCCGAACGCCACCCGGCAGGCTGAGGAAAG GGAGAAGGAAGACAGCATGGCGGCGGCGGTTGCCTTGGTGACCAGCTCTGCGTATTACAGCACGTCGGCCCCCAAAGCTGAGCTTctcatcaaaatgaaagacatgcAGGAGCAGAACGAGGACTACGACGACTCGGAGGACGAACTGGACATGGATCTGGCGAACAAGAAA CAAGAGCTGATGGACAGCTTGAGCAAGAAGCTTCAGGTCCTGCGCGAAGCCCGTCAAAGCCTGCAGGAGGACGTGCTGGACAACAACGCGCTGGGAGACGAGGTGGAGGCTCGCGTCCAGCAGGTGTGCAAGCCCAACGAGCTGGACAAGTTCCGCATGTTCGTGGGCGACCTGGACAAGGTGGTGAGCCTGCTGCTCTCGCTGTCGGGCCGCCTGGCCAGGGTGGAGAACGCCCTCAACAGCCTGGACGAGGAGGCCACGCCCGAGGAGCGG cgCACGCTGACGGAGAAGCGCAAGCTGCTGATACGGCAGCACGAGGACGCCAAGGAGCTGAAGGACAACCTGGACCGGCGCGAGAGGGCCGTTTACGACATCCTGGCCAGCTACCTGCCCGAGGACGGCATGGCCGACTACGAGCACTTTGTCAAGATGAAGTCGGCGCTCATCATCGAGCAGCGCAAGCTGGAGGACAAAATCAAGCTGGGCGAAGAGCAGCTCAAGTGCCTGCTGGACAGTTTGCCCATCGAGCAGCGCTTGGCTTTTTGA